A portion of the Pagrus major chromosome 8, Pma_NU_1.0 genome contains these proteins:
- the fgd4a gene encoding FYVE, RhoGEF and PH domain-containing protein 4a isoform X2, with protein sequence MEDGGGGGGGGGSRGRGAVNREKGREKNSKVSHLISRFEENSNTESKRDGSPLKQISKSNNCSPAHRAHQKQSETGGTQENDSSVPAAPQDAHEPASNGVVAQMEQDKEKAERNIESVRIETAGLVNGDMGDGSAEQSNDHSPPHTDRTGTESHTKNEDSGTESEHRNGEGSTDQKETNEQKLFKIASELLHTEKAYVARLNLLDQAFCLKLMEEANKGTFPVEVVKNIFSNISSIHAFHSQFLLPDLEKRMGEWASKPRIGDILQKLTPFLKMYAEYVKNFDKAMELLKQWTDRSPQFKAIIQEIQSQEACGFLTLQHHMLEPVQRVPRYEMLLKDYLKKLPQDDSDRRDAEKSLEIIATAATHSNSAIRKSENLKKLIEIYEMLGEEEDIVNPSNEFIKEGHILKLAARNTSAMERYLFLFNNMLLYCVPKFSLGGTKYTVRTRIGIDGMKILETLNEDYPHTFQVSGKERTLELQASSEQDKLDWIKAFQATIEIFQQKNESFKNALKDVEEVSNAELGKRAPRWIRDNEVTMCMKCKEPFNALTRRRHHCRACGYVVCWKCSDNKVALEYDNNKTNKVCKDCFLILTGERVAEGKKKGILEIEAAQFSGSSIMCGFLQYCEKNKPWQKVWCVIPEKESLVLYLYGAPQDVKAQSTIPLLGYSVDDSARPTDPPATFRLSQSKSIHNFAAESEELKQRWLKVIRVAVTGEVPECPPTNGSNTTVTDNNNTQEAGTDSS encoded by the exons ATggaggacggaggaggaggaggaggaggaggagggagcagaggaagaggggcTGTGAACAGGGAGAAAGGCAGGGAGAAAAACTCCAAAGTGTCACACCTCATCAGCCGCTTTGAGGAGAACAG CAAcacagagagcaagagagacGGCTCGCCGCTGAAACAGATCAGCAAGTCAAACAACTGCAGCCCAGCTCACCGCGCCCACCAGAAGCAGAGCGAGACCGGGGGGACTCAGGAGAACGACTCCTCCGTACCGGCTGCGCCGCAGGATGCTCACGAACCGGCGTCTAACGGGGTGGTAGCGCAGATGGAGCAGGACAAGGAGAAGGCGGAGAGGAACATTGAAAGCGTGAGGATAGAGACTGCCGGGCTGGTGAATGGAGATATGGGGGACGGGAGCGCAGAACAGAGCAATGATCATtcacctccacacacagacaggactGGTACAGAAAGCCACACTAAGAATGAGGACAGTGGAACAGAAAGTGAGCACAGGAACGGAGAAGGGAGCACAGACCAGAAG GAGACAAATGAACAGAAGCTGTTTAAGATCGCCAGCGAGCTCTTGCATACAGAGAAGGCCTACGTGGCGCGACTTAACCTGCTGGACCAG GCATTCTGTCTTAAGCTAATGGAGGAGGCAAATAAAGGGACGTTCCCTGTGGAGGTAGTGAAGAACATCTTCTCCAACATCTCCTCCATCCACGCCTTTCACAGCCAGTTTCTGCTTCCAGATCTGGAGAAACGCATGGGAGAATG gGCGTCCAAACCTCGCATCGGAGACATCCTGCAGAAACTCACACCCTTCCTCAAGATGTACGCAGAGTACGTGAAGAATTTCGACAAGGCCATGGAGCTGCTGAAACAGTGGACTGATCGTTCGCCTCAATTCAAGGCCATCATTCAGGAGATACAG AGTCAAGAGGCCTGTGGCTTCCTGACACTTCAGCATCACATGCTCGAGCCCGTGCAGAGAGTCCCTCGCTACGAGATGCTGCTCAAAGACTACCTGAAGAAGCTGCCTCAGGACGACTCTGACCGACGAGATGCAGAAA aATCGTTAGAAATTATCGCCACAGCCGCTACTCACTCCAACAGCGCCATACGAAAATCT GAGAATCTGAAGAAGCTGATAGAGATATACGAGATGctgggtgaggaggaggacatcGTGAACCCCTCTAACGAGTTCATCAAGGAGGGCCACATCCTGAAGCTGGCAGCCAGGAACACCTCAGCCATGGAGCGATACCTCTTCCTG TTCAACAACATGCTGCTGTACTGCGTGCCCAAGTTCAGTCTGGGGGGGACGAAGTACACTGTCCGGACGCGGATTGGCATCGATGGCATGAAGATCCTGGAGACACTGAATGAGGATTACCCTCATACTTTCCAGGTGTCAGGGAAGGAGAGGACACTGGAGCTACAGGCCAG ctcagagcaagacaagctAGACTGGATTAag GCTTTCCAGGCGACCATTGAGATTTtccaacaaaaaaatgaatcattcaAAAACGCCTTGAAAGATGTGGAGGAAGTGTCT AACGCAGAGCTGGGGAAGCGTGCCCCTCGATGGATCCGCGACAATGAAGTGACAATGTGTATGAAGTGTAAAGAGCCTTTCAACGCTCTGACACGGCGGAGACACCACTGCAGAGCCTGCGGCTAC GTGGTGTGCTGGAAGTGCTCAGACAATAAGGTGGCGCTCGAATATgacaacaacaagacaaacaaagtcTGCAAAGACTGCTTCTTAATCCTGACTGGAGAAAGGGTAGCTGAGGGCAAAAAGAAGGGCATCCTAGAG ATCGAAGCAGCTCAGTTCTCAGGCAGCAGCATCATGTGTGGCTTCCTGCAGTACTGTGAGAAGAACAAGCCTTGGCAGAAGGTGTGGTGCGTCATCCCTGAGAAGGAGAGTCTGGTGCTCTATCTCTACGGAGCTCCGCAG GACGTGAAGGCCCAGTCTACCATCCCCCTCCTGGGCTACTCTGTGGATGACAGCGCCCGGCCCACAGACCCTCCAGCCACCTTTCGCCTCTCTCAGTCGAAGTCCATCCACAATTTTGCTGCTGAAAGCGAGGAGCTCAAGCAGCGCTGGCTGAAGGTGATCCGGGTGGCAGTGACAGGAGAGGTGCCGGAATGCCCTCCGACCAACGGCAGCAATACCACCGtgacagacaacaacaacacacaggaaGCGGGCACTGATAGCTCATAA
- the fgd4a gene encoding FYVE, RhoGEF and PH domain-containing protein 4a isoform X1 translates to MCLLCCYERKEKAVCFQSKNADEEACVAVKIEHSRALGSSTAHQHRNPPSVQACLNRAGGGTTYKSRGGVNGTGPGNRPPSLSKPQVPPKPPHLQSPVTELTSPLGRFQKPSLRPGMEDGGGGGGGGGSRGRGAVNREKGREKNSKVSHLISRFEENSNTESKRDGSPLKQISKSNNCSPAHRAHQKQSETGGTQENDSSVPAAPQDAHEPASNGVVAQMEQDKEKAERNIESVRIETAGLVNGDMGDGSAEQSNDHSPPHTDRTGTESHTKNEDSGTESEHRNGEGSTDQKETNEQKLFKIASELLHTEKAYVARLNLLDQAFCLKLMEEANKGTFPVEVVKNIFSNISSIHAFHSQFLLPDLEKRMGEWASKPRIGDILQKLTPFLKMYAEYVKNFDKAMELLKQWTDRSPQFKAIIQEIQSQEACGFLTLQHHMLEPVQRVPRYEMLLKDYLKKLPQDDSDRRDAEKSLEIIATAATHSNSAIRKSENLKKLIEIYEMLGEEEDIVNPSNEFIKEGHILKLAARNTSAMERYLFLFNNMLLYCVPKFSLGGTKYTVRTRIGIDGMKILETLNEDYPHTFQVSGKERTLELQASSEQDKLDWIKAFQATIEIFQQKNESFKNALKDVEEVSNAELGKRAPRWIRDNEVTMCMKCKEPFNALTRRRHHCRACGYVVCWKCSDNKVALEYDNNKTNKVCKDCFLILTGERVAEGKKKGILEIEAAQFSGSSIMCGFLQYCEKNKPWQKVWCVIPEKESLVLYLYGAPQDVKAQSTIPLLGYSVDDSARPTDPPATFRLSQSKSIHNFAAESEELKQRWLKVIRVAVTGEVPECPPTNGSNTTVTDNNNTQEAGTDSS, encoded by the exons TGCCTCCAAAGCCACCACATCTCCAGAGCCCAGTGACGGAGCTCACGTCCCCGCTGGGCCGCTTCCAGAAACCATCGCTTAGACCGGGCATggaggacggaggaggaggaggaggaggaggagggagcagaggaagaggggcTGTGAACAGGGAGAAAGGCAGGGAGAAAAACTCCAAAGTGTCACACCTCATCAGCCGCTTTGAGGAGAACAG CAAcacagagagcaagagagacGGCTCGCCGCTGAAACAGATCAGCAAGTCAAACAACTGCAGCCCAGCTCACCGCGCCCACCAGAAGCAGAGCGAGACCGGGGGGACTCAGGAGAACGACTCCTCCGTACCGGCTGCGCCGCAGGATGCTCACGAACCGGCGTCTAACGGGGTGGTAGCGCAGATGGAGCAGGACAAGGAGAAGGCGGAGAGGAACATTGAAAGCGTGAGGATAGAGACTGCCGGGCTGGTGAATGGAGATATGGGGGACGGGAGCGCAGAACAGAGCAATGATCATtcacctccacacacagacaggactGGTACAGAAAGCCACACTAAGAATGAGGACAGTGGAACAGAAAGTGAGCACAGGAACGGAGAAGGGAGCACAGACCAGAAG GAGACAAATGAACAGAAGCTGTTTAAGATCGCCAGCGAGCTCTTGCATACAGAGAAGGCCTACGTGGCGCGACTTAACCTGCTGGACCAG GCATTCTGTCTTAAGCTAATGGAGGAGGCAAATAAAGGGACGTTCCCTGTGGAGGTAGTGAAGAACATCTTCTCCAACATCTCCTCCATCCACGCCTTTCACAGCCAGTTTCTGCTTCCAGATCTGGAGAAACGCATGGGAGAATG gGCGTCCAAACCTCGCATCGGAGACATCCTGCAGAAACTCACACCCTTCCTCAAGATGTACGCAGAGTACGTGAAGAATTTCGACAAGGCCATGGAGCTGCTGAAACAGTGGACTGATCGTTCGCCTCAATTCAAGGCCATCATTCAGGAGATACAG AGTCAAGAGGCCTGTGGCTTCCTGACACTTCAGCATCACATGCTCGAGCCCGTGCAGAGAGTCCCTCGCTACGAGATGCTGCTCAAAGACTACCTGAAGAAGCTGCCTCAGGACGACTCTGACCGACGAGATGCAGAAA aATCGTTAGAAATTATCGCCACAGCCGCTACTCACTCCAACAGCGCCATACGAAAATCT GAGAATCTGAAGAAGCTGATAGAGATATACGAGATGctgggtgaggaggaggacatcGTGAACCCCTCTAACGAGTTCATCAAGGAGGGCCACATCCTGAAGCTGGCAGCCAGGAACACCTCAGCCATGGAGCGATACCTCTTCCTG TTCAACAACATGCTGCTGTACTGCGTGCCCAAGTTCAGTCTGGGGGGGACGAAGTACACTGTCCGGACGCGGATTGGCATCGATGGCATGAAGATCCTGGAGACACTGAATGAGGATTACCCTCATACTTTCCAGGTGTCAGGGAAGGAGAGGACACTGGAGCTACAGGCCAG ctcagagcaagacaagctAGACTGGATTAag GCTTTCCAGGCGACCATTGAGATTTtccaacaaaaaaatgaatcattcaAAAACGCCTTGAAAGATGTGGAGGAAGTGTCT AACGCAGAGCTGGGGAAGCGTGCCCCTCGATGGATCCGCGACAATGAAGTGACAATGTGTATGAAGTGTAAAGAGCCTTTCAACGCTCTGACACGGCGGAGACACCACTGCAGAGCCTGCGGCTAC GTGGTGTGCTGGAAGTGCTCAGACAATAAGGTGGCGCTCGAATATgacaacaacaagacaaacaaagtcTGCAAAGACTGCTTCTTAATCCTGACTGGAGAAAGGGTAGCTGAGGGCAAAAAGAAGGGCATCCTAGAG ATCGAAGCAGCTCAGTTCTCAGGCAGCAGCATCATGTGTGGCTTCCTGCAGTACTGTGAGAAGAACAAGCCTTGGCAGAAGGTGTGGTGCGTCATCCCTGAGAAGGAGAGTCTGGTGCTCTATCTCTACGGAGCTCCGCAG GACGTGAAGGCCCAGTCTACCATCCCCCTCCTGGGCTACTCTGTGGATGACAGCGCCCGGCCCACAGACCCTCCAGCCACCTTTCGCCTCTCTCAGTCGAAGTCCATCCACAATTTTGCTGCTGAAAGCGAGGAGCTCAAGCAGCGCTGGCTGAAGGTGATCCGGGTGGCAGTGACAGGAGAGGTGCCGGAATGCCCTCCGACCAACGGCAGCAATACCACCGtgacagacaacaacaacacacaggaaGCGGGCACTGATAGCTCATAA